Proteins from a genomic interval of Rhipicephalus microplus isolate Deutch F79 chromosome 6, USDA_Rmic, whole genome shotgun sequence:
- the LOC142761679 gene encoding uncharacterized protein LOC142761679 isoform X3: MTPVLVAGDSMVNNVDQYFPSRRGLSVSVAAHRGIRIEHLLSMIADKLASFYVVIVHVGTNNTVDSVNMFMDKYRQLAQGIIESKPTLHVAFSAILPRGQNRYRQGEEQLSDVCHLNGHYRNVNAALAQLCLERGFTILDSLVDSWPGFLSRHGVHPSRLGNKVLANFLHREACALSTHLERRRIQQSYKESKASAWSGWARQEHFAINLGVDFPALDADLNVLVQGTSISGPVHFGLTLLSSRQEVG; encoded by the exons ATGACGCCTGTGTTAGTAGCTGGCGATTCAATGGTGAACAACGTGGACCAGTATTTCCCATCGCGCCGTGGCTTGTCTGTTAGCGTTGCCGCACACAGAGGAATAAGGATTGAGCACTTGCTCTCAATGATTGCTGACAAGCTGGCCAGTTTTTATGTTGTCATTGTACATGTTGGCACAAACAACACTGTTGACAGTGTCAACATGTTCATGGACAAATATCGCCAGCTTGCTCAGGGAATCATCGAAAGCAAACCCACGTTGCATGTAGCTTTTTCTGCGATTCTTCCTCGGGGGCAGAATCGGTACCGCCAAGGGGAAGAACAGTTGTCTGATGTTTGTCATTTGAATGGCCACTACAGGAATGTGAATGCCGCACTCGCACAGCTTTGCCTGGAGAGGGGCTTCACTATCCTGGATAGTCTTGTGGACAGCTGGCCTGGATTCCTGAGCAGGCATGGTGTCCACCCCAGCCGGCTTGGCAACAAGGTGCTGGCAAACTTCCTGCACCGGGAGGCCTGTGCCTTGTCCACCCATCTAGAGAGGAGACGCATCCAACAGTCCTACAAGGAGTCCAAGGCATCTGCATGGAGTGGGTGGGCTCGGCAGGAGCACTTTGCCATCAACTTGGGAGTCGATTTTCCAGCACTTG atgcagatttaaatgttctggtacagggcacctccatatcag GTCCAGTACATTTTGGACTCACCCTATTGTCAAGTCGCCAGGAAGTTGGATGA
- the LOC142761679 gene encoding uncharacterized protein LOC142761679 isoform X4 — protein sequence MTPVLVAGDSMVNNVDQYFPSRRGLSVSVAAHRGIRIEHLLSMIADKLASFYVVIVHVGTNNTVDSVNMFMDKYRQLAQGIIESKPTLHVAFSAILPRGQNRYRQGEEQLSDVCHLNGHYRNVNAALAQLCLERGFTILDSLVDSWPGFLSRHGVHPSRLGNKVLANFLHREACALSTHLERRRIQQSYKESKASAWSGWARQEHFAINLGVDFPALGPVHFGLTLLSSRQEVG from the exons ATGACGCCTGTGTTAGTAGCTGGCGATTCAATGGTGAACAACGTGGACCAGTATTTCCCATCGCGCCGTGGCTTGTCTGTTAGCGTTGCCGCACACAGAGGAATAAGGATTGAGCACTTGCTCTCAATGATTGCTGACAAGCTGGCCAGTTTTTATGTTGTCATTGTACATGTTGGCACAAACAACACTGTTGACAGTGTCAACATGTTCATGGACAAATATCGCCAGCTTGCTCAGGGAATCATCGAAAGCAAACCCACGTTGCATGTAGCTTTTTCTGCGATTCTTCCTCGGGGGCAGAATCGGTACCGCCAAGGGGAAGAACAGTTGTCTGATGTTTGTCATTTGAATGGCCACTACAGGAATGTGAATGCCGCACTCGCACAGCTTTGCCTGGAGAGGGGCTTCACTATCCTGGATAGTCTTGTGGACAGCTGGCCTGGATTCCTGAGCAGGCATGGTGTCCACCCCAGCCGGCTTGGCAACAAGGTGCTGGCAAACTTCCTGCACCGGGAGGCCTGTGCCTTGTCCACCCATCTAGAGAGGAGACGCATCCAACAGTCCTACAAGGAGTCCAAGGCATCTGCATGGAGTGGGTGGGCTCGGCAGGAGCACTTTGCCATCAACTTGGGAGTCGATTTTCCAGCACTTG GTCCAGTACATTTTGGACTCACCCTATTGTCAAGTCGCCAGGAAGTTGGATGA
- the LOC142761679 gene encoding uncharacterized protein LOC142761679 isoform X5, whose translation MTPVLVAGDSMVNNVDQYFPSRRGLSVSVAAHRGIRIEHLLSMIADKLASFYVVIVHVGTNNTVDSVNMFMDKYRQLAQGIIESKPTLHVAFSAILPRGQNRYRQGEEQLSDVCHLNGHYRNVNAALAQLCLERGFTILDSLVDSWPGFLSRHGVHPSRLGNKVLANFLHREACALSTHLERRRIQQSYKESKASAWNADLNVLVQGTSISGPVHFGLTLLSSRQEVG comes from the exons ATGACGCCTGTGTTAGTAGCTGGCGATTCAATGGTGAACAACGTGGACCAGTATTTCCCATCGCGCCGTGGCTTGTCTGTTAGCGTTGCCGCACACAGAGGAATAAGGATTGAGCACTTGCTCTCAATGATTGCTGACAAGCTGGCCAGTTTTTATGTTGTCATTGTACATGTTGGCACAAACAACACTGTTGACAGTGTCAACATGTTCATGGACAAATATCGCCAGCTTGCTCAGGGAATCATCGAAAGCAAACCCACGTTGCATGTAGCTTTTTCTGCGATTCTTCCTCGGGGGCAGAATCGGTACCGCCAAGGGGAAGAACAGTTGTCTGATGTTTGTCATTTGAATGGCCACTACAGGAATGTGAATGCCGCACTCGCACAGCTTTGCCTGGAGAGGGGCTTCACTATCCTGGATAGTCTTGTGGACAGCTGGCCTGGATTCCTGAGCAGGCATGGTGTCCACCCCAGCCGGCTTGGCAACAAGGTGCTGGCAAACTTCCTGCACCGGGAGGCCTGTGCCTTGTCCACCCATCTAGAGAGGAGACGCATCCAACAGTCCTACAAGGAGTCCAAGGCATCTGCATGGA atgcagatttaaatgttctggtacagggcacctccatatcag GTCCAGTACATTTTGGACTCACCCTATTGTCAAGTCGCCAGGAAGTTGGATGA
- the LOC142761679 gene encoding uncharacterized protein LOC142761679 isoform X6, whose amino-acid sequence MTPVLVAGDSMVNNVDQYFPSRRGLSVSVAAHRGIRIEHLLSMIADKLASFYVVIVHVGTNNTVDSVNMFMDKYRQLAQGIIESKPTLHVAFSAILPRGQNRYRQGEEQLSDVCHLNGHYRNVNAALAQLCLERGFTILDSLVDSWPGFLSRHGVHPSRLGNKVLANFLHREACALSTHLERRRIQQSYKESKASAWSPVHFGLTLLSSRQEVG is encoded by the exons ATGACGCCTGTGTTAGTAGCTGGCGATTCAATGGTGAACAACGTGGACCAGTATTTCCCATCGCGCCGTGGCTTGTCTGTTAGCGTTGCCGCACACAGAGGAATAAGGATTGAGCACTTGCTCTCAATGATTGCTGACAAGCTGGCCAGTTTTTATGTTGTCATTGTACATGTTGGCACAAACAACACTGTTGACAGTGTCAACATGTTCATGGACAAATATCGCCAGCTTGCTCAGGGAATCATCGAAAGCAAACCCACGTTGCATGTAGCTTTTTCTGCGATTCTTCCTCGGGGGCAGAATCGGTACCGCCAAGGGGAAGAACAGTTGTCTGATGTTTGTCATTTGAATGGCCACTACAGGAATGTGAATGCCGCACTCGCACAGCTTTGCCTGGAGAGGGGCTTCACTATCCTGGATAGTCTTGTGGACAGCTGGCCTGGATTCCTGAGCAGGCATGGTGTCCACCCCAGCCGGCTTGGCAACAAGGTGCTGGCAAACTTCCTGCACCGGGAGGCCTGTGCCTTGTCCACCCATCTAGAGAGGAGACGCATCCAACAGTCCTACAAGGAGTCCAAGGCATCTGCATGGA GTCCAGTACATTTTGGACTCACCCTATTGTCAAGTCGCCAGGAAGTTGGATGA
- the LOC142761679 gene encoding uncharacterized protein LOC142761679 isoform X2, whose translation MTPVLVAGDSMVNNVDQYFPSRRGLSVSVAAHRGIRIEHLLSMIADKLASFYVVIVHVGTNNTVDSVNMFMDKYRQLAQGIIESKPTLHVAFSAILPRGQNRYRQGEEQLSDVCHLNGHYRNVNAALAQLCLERGFTILDSLVDSWPGFLSRHGVHPSRLGNKVLANFLHREACALSTHLERRRIQQSYKESKASAWNADLNVLVQGTSISGSVINVAQYLIQKNILLVSAFKMSYWADVYNSLKSKALSFKSCMFRTPIIGLQ comes from the exons ATGACGCCTGTGTTAGTAGCTGGCGATTCAATGGTGAACAACGTGGACCAGTATTTCCCATCGCGCCGTGGCTTGTCTGTTAGCGTTGCCGCACACAGAGGAATAAGGATTGAGCACTTGCTCTCAATGATTGCTGACAAGCTGGCCAGTTTTTATGTTGTCATTGTACATGTTGGCACAAACAACACTGTTGACAGTGTCAACATGTTCATGGACAAATATCGCCAGCTTGCTCAGGGAATCATCGAAAGCAAACCCACGTTGCATGTAGCTTTTTCTGCGATTCTTCCTCGGGGGCAGAATCGGTACCGCCAAGGGGAAGAACAGTTGTCTGATGTTTGTCATTTGAATGGCCACTACAGGAATGTGAATGCCGCACTCGCACAGCTTTGCCTGGAGAGGGGCTTCACTATCCTGGATAGTCTTGTGGACAGCTGGCCTGGATTCCTGAGCAGGCATGGTGTCCACCCCAGCCGGCTTGGCAACAAGGTGCTGGCAAACTTCCTGCACCGGGAGGCCTGTGCCTTGTCCACCCATCTAGAGAGGAGACGCATCCAACAGTCCTACAAGGAGTCCAAGGCATCTGCATGGA atgcagatttaaatgttctggtacagggcacctccatatcaggtagcgtaatcaatgtcgcacagtatttaattcagaaaaatatcctacttgtgtcggctttcaagatgtcttactgggccgatgtttacaattcactcaaatcaaaggccctttcgttcaaatcttgcatgttcagaaccccaatcattggcttacagtaa
- the LOC142761679 gene encoding uncharacterized protein LOC142761679 isoform X1, which yields MTPVLVAGDSMVNNVDQYFPSRRGLSVSVAAHRGIRIEHLLSMIADKLASFYVVIVHVGTNNTVDSVNMFMDKYRQLAQGIIESKPTLHVAFSAILPRGQNRYRQGEEQLSDVCHLNGHYRNVNAALAQLCLERGFTILDSLVDSWPGFLSRHGVHPSRLGNKVLANFLHREACALSTHLERRRIQQSYKESKASAWSGWARQEHFAINLGVDFPALDADLNVLVQGTSISGSVINVAQYLIQKNILLVSAFKMSYWADVYNSLKSKALSFKSCMFRTPIIGLQ from the exons ATGACGCCTGTGTTAGTAGCTGGCGATTCAATGGTGAACAACGTGGACCAGTATTTCCCATCGCGCCGTGGCTTGTCTGTTAGCGTTGCCGCACACAGAGGAATAAGGATTGAGCACTTGCTCTCAATGATTGCTGACAAGCTGGCCAGTTTTTATGTTGTCATTGTACATGTTGGCACAAACAACACTGTTGACAGTGTCAACATGTTCATGGACAAATATCGCCAGCTTGCTCAGGGAATCATCGAAAGCAAACCCACGTTGCATGTAGCTTTTTCTGCGATTCTTCCTCGGGGGCAGAATCGGTACCGCCAAGGGGAAGAACAGTTGTCTGATGTTTGTCATTTGAATGGCCACTACAGGAATGTGAATGCCGCACTCGCACAGCTTTGCCTGGAGAGGGGCTTCACTATCCTGGATAGTCTTGTGGACAGCTGGCCTGGATTCCTGAGCAGGCATGGTGTCCACCCCAGCCGGCTTGGCAACAAGGTGCTGGCAAACTTCCTGCACCGGGAGGCCTGTGCCTTGTCCACCCATCTAGAGAGGAGACGCATCCAACAGTCCTACAAGGAGTCCAAGGCATCTGCATGGAGTGGGTGGGCTCGGCAGGAGCACTTTGCCATCAACTTGGGAGTCGATTTTCCAGCACTTG atgcagatttaaatgttctggtacagggcacctccatatcaggtagcgtaatcaatgtcgcacagtatttaattcagaaaaatatcctacttgtgtcggctttcaagatgtcttactgggccgatgtttacaattcactcaaatcaaaggccctttcgttcaaatcttgcatgttcagaaccccaatcattggcttacagtaa